One window of Polycladomyces subterraneus genomic DNA carries:
- a CDS encoding Cof-type HAD-IIB family hydrolase: MKLTAIDLDGTLLGTDGIIHRANAEAIREAQARGITVVIATGRSLPDAKRLLKAAGLSCPVIAVNGAVVEWEGECIRNVFLPKPLVKSVWDLLKNIGIYYQIYTQQGIFSSREGQHRLAKESALIEQAAARSESQAALWQMSQLQLYQQGLMELTDDSSLPDWRVHKFLCFSTSEEQLKSIREWTHQFEELTAFSSGAGSLEITSRESQKGIALRWLAERLGIPMEETAAIGDSENDWSMLTAAGLGIAMGNADPAIRQVCRYTTLTNDQNGVAHAFHTWIFPQIR; this comes from the coding sequence TTGAAATTAACAGCCATCGATTTGGACGGCACCTTGCTCGGTACGGACGGCATCATTCACCGAGCCAATGCTGAAGCGATCCGGGAAGCCCAAGCGCGCGGCATCACGGTCGTGATCGCTACCGGGCGTTCTCTCCCCGACGCCAAGCGATTGCTCAAGGCGGCGGGATTGTCCTGTCCGGTCATCGCCGTCAACGGAGCCGTGGTCGAGTGGGAAGGCGAGTGTATCCGTAACGTCTTCCTTCCAAAGCCGCTGGTGAAATCGGTATGGGATCTGCTAAAAAACATAGGTATTTACTACCAAATTTACACCCAACAAGGGATTTTCTCTTCACGGGAAGGGCAACACCGTCTGGCGAAAGAATCGGCCCTTATCGAACAGGCGGCCGCCCGTTCAGAGTCACAAGCCGCACTTTGGCAGATGTCTCAACTCCAACTCTATCAACAGGGGCTGATGGAGCTTACAGATGATTCATCGCTCCCAGACTGGCGGGTTCACAAGTTCTTGTGTTTTTCCACATCGGAGGAACAACTGAAAAGCATCCGGGAATGGACCCATCAGTTTGAGGAGTTGACCGCATTCTCTTCCGGCGCAGGTTCATTGGAGATAACCTCACGCGAGTCACAAAAGGGGATTGCACTCCGTTGGCTGGCGGAACGTTTGGGGATACCGATGGAGGAAACCGCCGCCATTGGTGACAGCGAAAACGACTGGTCCATGCTGACTGCCGCCGGACTGGGCATCGCCATGGGCAACGCCGATCCGGCCATTCGGCAGGTGTGTCGTTATACCACCCTCACCAACGACCAAAACGGAGTAGCACATGCATTTCATACGTGGATTTTTCCGCAAATACGCTAG